A window of candidate division KSB1 bacterium genomic DNA:
ATTTATGGGCTATCGCTATATATTTGGACCAGTTCCATCCCGCCGGCTGGGCCGCTCTCTGGGTGTAGATCTGGTCCCACACAAAACTTGCACCCTCAATTGCATCTATTGCGAATGCGGCAAAACGACGCACATGACTCTCGAGCGGGCGGAATATGTCCCTACGAATGAAGTGATCGCAGAATTGACCAAGTACCTCTCCCAAGGACCCATGCTGGATTTCGTCACTTTTTCTGGGGCTGGCGAGCCGACATTGCATAGCGGATTGGGACAGATCATAATTTTTTTAAAACAGCAATTTCCTCAATACAAAATTGCGCTGCTTACCAACGGAACACTATTTTTCCAACCTGCATTGCGCCAGGAAGTCGCCAATATCGATTTGATCCTTCCTTCGCTCGATGCCGCCGATGACCAAACCATGCGACGGATCAATCGCCCCCATCGTCTCATCACGGCTTCAAAGTTGATCTCCGGTTTGGTGGAGCTCAAAAAAATCCAGACTGGATTGATGTGGCTCGAAGTTTTTATCGTTCCTGGGATAAATGACCATCCCGACCATATTGAGAAGCTTAAGGAGGCGATTCATCAAATAAAACCCGATCTAGTGCAATTGAATTCGTTGGATCGGCCTGGGACCGAACATTGGGTTTCATCAGCGAGTTTGGAACAGCTTCAAGACATTGCTGAACGATTAGATTGGCCAATTGAAATTATCGCGAAATTTCCGATGAAAAAGGAAACTCCAGTTTATCGCGAAGATGTAGCAGCAGCGATTTTAGAAGTGATCCAGCGACGACCTGGTACAGCAGAAGATCTTTCGCAAATGTTGGGACTCCACATCACCGAGGTCAATAAATATCTCGGTCAGTTAATAGAAATGGGCGTCGTTCACACGCGACAGATGGAACGGGGGGTGTTTTATTGGGCCAAAGCCCAATAATTCAATCGATTCCTCCATCGCCAAAATTGCACAAATCTATTCCAATGGAATGATCCTTTGGCGTTCTACCCTGCGAACAATTAATTTTAAAATGGATCAAAACCGGATCGATTTTCCCTGATTTTTTCAGAAATATGAACAAATCCGATTAGAATTTGTGCTTGACTTTTACGATTCGATTCAATAGATTATGACAGCGCCATTTATTTCGGTCAGGCTGCTGGACATACTTCATCATATTTAAACGAAATACTCATCATTGAAACGCCCCAGAAATGAAAAGGTAGCTCAGAGGAAGAATGCAAATCTCTTTCGGACCAACTTCAGAGCAGCGATTTATAACCGAGCATTTTTATCGGCATTGGAATAATCGCAGTTTTTAAGCATTGGCGGGAGGAAATCGAATGGACAATCATCGTTTTAAACTCTGGCTCAAGTATTGCTTGCTAATTGCCTTTTGTTACATGCCAATGGCTAACGCAATCGCAGTGATCGGCCATGCTGATAAGGTTTTCAAAACCCCAGCGCAGCATCCAACTGGCTTGGCGTTCGACGGTAAGTTCTTCTGGCTGGCAGATGCCAGAACCTGTCTGATCTACCAGATCGACCCTGCCGATGGCCGTGTGCTTCGGCAGATGAAAGCCCCTGGC
This region includes:
- a CDS encoding radical SAM protein yields the protein MGYRYIFGPVPSRRLGRSLGVDLVPHKTCTLNCIYCECGKTTHMTLERAEYVPTNEVIAELTKYLSQGPMLDFVTFSGAGEPTLHSGLGQIIIFLKQQFPQYKIALLTNGTLFFQPALRQEVANIDLILPSLDAADDQTMRRINRPHRLITASKLISGLVELKKIQTGLMWLEVFIVPGINDHPDHIEKLKEAIHQIKPDLVQLNSLDRPGTEHWVSSASLEQLQDIAERLDWPIEIIAKFPMKKETPVYREDVAAAILEVIQRRPGTAEDLSQMLGLHITEVNKYLGQLIEMGVVHTRQMERGVFYWAKAQ